The DNA window GGGTTTCCAACATCATCCACTGAATTCCTTTTTGATCTGAAGAAGCATCGACCCAACGGCGGCTGTACCAATAGTCCATGTTGGAACCTGGAAGCTGATCGGTAAGGTATTTCATATTGCCATAGCCTGCATCTATCATAATATTTTTGAATTCGCGGTTAAAAGGAAAACCAAAATGGACAGCTTCTTTGGTACGAACCGGTTTTTTATCTACAATATTTTCCAGTGCTACTTCGTCACTGTCGGCGTTGATGGTAATAATTCTTTCAAGTCTTTTAGCTCCTGGAGCTTCAGATATTAATGATATTTTTGCCAGTACAGGCCCGTTTTCCATTATTTTCATCTGTACATCAGCATTAGAGACTGCTTCTTGTGGATCAGATCCCGGAACATACCAGTAAGAATTTAATCCCTGATCTTTAAAATTTCCTGCATAATTGATAGTACTACTATTTGTGAGATGAGTAATACTTCCTGCTTTTTTATCCCAGGTAACTGTAATTTTTCCGTTCGAAATACTGCTGTCTGTGATAATAAACGGAGACGGAGAAGATACTTTGTTTTTAATAAAAGTATATGTTGCAGATCCCAGAGCCGGAACATTTTTGGCTAAAAATGTCATTGTTCCGTTCTTTAGTTTTTGCAGAGGCAGTTTCTGACCTGTAGCATCTTGTACTGCATTAGCCTCAGTGTTTCCTGGAACAATCACTACGCCATCTCTCACCCACGATGAGGTATTGAATACAGCTATTGTGTTGGACGTAGAATTTGCCAGAGGCTGAAGCAGTTCTTTTTCCAGCTTTTCGGCTAGAGAGCTACCATCCAATGAAAATTGTTTTTTTACTTTCCATTGATCTGCCACGAATGGGAGATCAGGTGCTGTAATACTATTGAAAGCTCCCCATGTATGCTCATGAAATAGAATAACATTTCTCCATGCTTCATAAAAGTGTTGGTTGTTATACTGACGGGGATTTATCATAGAATAAAGAGTCGTCAGTTGTTGCAGTTTTAAACTGCTGTTTCTGTTGATTCCCTCTTCCCTGGCGGTAGACATGGCTCCATCTTCCCAATACGGACTGATATCTCCTTTTACAACAGGGATTTTATCGCCGTATTTCTTTTCAAATACTTCGAACATTTTTTCATTGGTACTCAGTACAATTTTTGGAGAAGTGTATTTTTTATTCCATTCATCTACAAATTGGGATATGGTGGGATCTATAGGTCCATTGTCGGCAACAATATTGTAACGCCATTGTACCATATCATAAGGATAATTGGTGTTGTTAAGGTCTTCAAGGTATTCCGCAATTTTTTTCTGACCGTTATCAAATACATCTCCGGGATGTACACCATGCCATGAGGAATAGCCTCTTCCGGCGGTCCAGAATAATATTTTTTCTTTTCCCGAAGGAGATTGCCACCACACCGGTTTATCCCCCCAGTTTTTCACAAAATTTCCGACACGGTCTCCCAGATAAGGATTTGTTTTTCCAAGATAATTTGGGCCGCTTGAGAAGTATTTTACTCCTGATGAAGTAAGGGCAGGTACTAATGACCAGGCAAATCCCGGGACATCAGACATCATGGCACTGTTGATTTTTAGACCAAATTCTTTTTCCAGTTTTTGAGCATATTCCGTGTAGTGGAATAATTCTTCCGGCTGGCTAAGCCCTGTTAAAATATTACCATACATGGCAGAAAGACCAATACCACCTTCTTTTACCGCTTTTACAAAGGCCTTTTTATCTTCTGCGGTGGCATTTTTCATAAAGTTTTCTACATCCCAAAGCGCTTCCACATTATATTTGAAACGGGCTTCTTCAGGAAAATTCTTGGTCTTCTCGATCATGGAAAGAGCTTCATAGATATTCTTTGTATGAATTTTTTCGACTTCAGCCTGCAAATGTGAATATCCGACATCCGTATGAGAATGATGAATGAAATATAAAGTACGGGGTACTATTGCCTGGGCTTGAATCGTTTTTCTCAGAAGTTCTTTCTTTCCTGAAGTAACTACCAATTCCAGCTTGCCTCCTTCAGATGAAAGAGAAACAGGAATATCAAATGTTTTAATCCCATCCGGCATGGTAAAAGAGAAAGTATCTTTGTTGGCTATTTTTGCTGTTATTTTTTGCTCCGGTCCGAAGTGCAATGTGGTAAGTGTTAAAAGACGTTTACCGTCTTTTAAAAGAAAGGGAGTAGATTGAGCGTCTATCTTTTCCTGGAAAGTGAATTTATAGGTCATCATCCAGTCTCTGCTGTTCTGAGCCTGGCCGACTATTTTTAAACGGAGAGGTTTCCCCGGTGTTACCCTATTGACAGGCACTCTCAGATAGGCAATCCCGTAAGAGTCCTTTAACCCGTCTGTTTTGGTTTGATGGAATACAAAAGCCGTGCTGTCTGCTGCTTTGGAAATCCAATCCGGGTGTTGGTTGGCAGGGTAAGTAGTCAGGGTTAATGCTTTTTGGTCATTGATATATAAGTCAAAATTTCTGGGTCCTCCACTTGTTCCAGATGAATGGGAAACTAACCAGTTGAAATAGATGTACTGACCTGTAATTTTCTGTGGAGTGGGAGCTGTTTCCCACTCAATGGTTTTCTTACCATCGGTGGTTCTGGTTAATAATGCCCTGTTGGCATGATCCGGGAAAGCTGAAAAATAATCGATGTTTTCACCGCTTATTTCACGTTCATATCCGTTAATGGGATGTATGTTTCCAAAGTATGGAACTTTTTTCTGACCATATACAAAATTGCCTGTCATCAGGAAGGACACCAGCAAAAGAAAATACCTGTTATACATGAGCTTAGTTTTTATAATTATATGTTAGAATGTTTGAACATAATAAATGCTAAAAAAAGGAAATCAGATTTCCTGGGATTTATTAATATCTATTGTATAGGTGAATTTATCCGAACGATAATATCCCACATTATATTCTACCGGTTTTCCGTTAATATCATATACAAAACGTTCACGCTTCAATACAGGGAAGGAAGCGGATACTTTTAATTTTTTTCCAATGACAGCTCCAGCCTGACAGGCGCTTATATTTTCCCTGGAGCGGTGTACAATAACTCCATGATTTTCCTGCAACATGCTGTATAATGGCACATTAAAATCATCATTTTTATCAATTCCGATTCTCGGATGGAAGAAACTCTCAAAGTAAACAATAGGATCGCCGGAGCTTTCCCCTTTTAACTTAGAGAGCTTAAATATTTTTTTATCTGCTGGACAGTTAAAGAAATTACAGATTTCTTCATTAGGTTGTTCAGTACTGGTTTTTAAGGCTTGATTGACTACATGAATTCCTTTTTCCTGCATTTCTCTTGTAAAGCTGTACCAATGGTCTAGTCCGGTAACCAGACTTTTCTTTTCTGCAACCCGCGTTCCGATTCCTTTTTTACGAGTGATCAATCCTTCATGCTCCAGTTTATTGGTTGCCTGGCGAATGGTGTTTCGGGAAACTCCCCAAAGATTGGCAAGATCAACTTCTTTAGGCAATAAAGCCCCTTTTTTGTAAGCTTCCATTTTGATGAGCTTACGGAAAAGTTCTTCTACCTGTACATGCAGAGGGAGTTTGCTGTTGTGATCAATGATAAAATCTTGGGTTGGTATGTTCATACATATGTTAAAGTGCGAAGGTAATAAATTTTTGAATTGAATTGATTTTTTTTGATAAAATTTGTACAATTAATGATTCTTGAATAACAAATAACTTAAAACATTGGATATTTCCAGGTAAATTGCCTTAGAATTTATTTTCCAAAATAAAATATTATCTTGGTAACTAATCACCTCAGAGTGGGTTTTTGATAGAATAATATTATTAGGAAAAAATATTTTAATGTAAATTTTAAATAGATATTTTGTTTTATCGTGTTTTTTTATTTGATGGTAATTCCTGTTATATCTACGTTTAATGTCTGTTTTTGATTAATTACTTAATTTTTTTGTAATAAATTGCTGTTGAAGATATAATATTTATTAAATTTGACTTTAATAAATGGTAATGTAAAATTTCTGTCTTTTATAAATTATTTAACAGAAGAAAATTATTACCATATTTTTATAACCTGAATATAAGAAGTACCGCTTATCTTTAAGTTGTCAAAAATATACTACCTATGAAAGCAAGATTATTATTATCAGGAATCTTACTACTATCTATCGTGACGGCTTGTTCAGATAGAAGTGAGGAAGTGGAAGTTGCTGCGCCGGTTAATCAAAAAAAAGTTGATATCGGAGCAAGAAGGTCAGAAACCGCCAAAGCCGTAAGTGATTCTCTGAAAAAAACGAACAGTTTAGATGAAACCAACAATAAGCCAGGAGACACAGAAAACTCCTCAGAAGCTGCAGAAACAATCGATCCAACAAAATCGGATCGGCCTAAATAAACTTACTATTGAAATAATAGCTTCGGCTTTTGTTTTAATCTCTGCTATATTACCATTTTTGAATAATATAGTAGGATATTTTGTTGACGTAAGTGTTCAGTTAGAGAATAATGCCGGTGAAAGAAGACTGGATCTTGATTCAACTATTTATTTTCTATCCATATCATCATGTGTGATATTTCTGGCATTAGGCGGGTTATTCAGAGCTCATCGATATACTTATTATGTAGCTTTAGTGGCGGGTTACTTTCATTTGGTAACCTATATAAAATTTATTTTCTTTAACGAAAATAAAATATCGGCAATAGCTGATATCGCTATTATATTGCTTCTGGCACTCATTATTTTTCTGGTTTTTAAACTGGATAACTATTATAGGAAATTGAATTTATTAGATCAATTTAATAATAGCACACTGGACAGGTTCTCTACGATTCTCTTTAAACGTAATGAAATTGAAGATAATGAATAATCATAGAGAAAGATTAAAAATCCTTGTTGCCCTATCTGATAAGTTATGGGAAGATTATTCTGAAACCATTATTTCTGAAGAAGAATATCTGAAAAAGATTTATTTGGTAAAGAAGGAGATCAATAAAGGATTTATAGGTACCATGGAGGATTTGGATCTTTTTACTAAAGATCTTGGATACCTCATTTTAATAAGCCCTACTAAAACGCTTTTAGGGGGTTCTGAAAAAATAATTATTAATAGGAATTAATATTATTTTACGACAGCTTTCGTCAGAGATAAAATTTCTTCTAAATATTTATTTTGCTGTAGAATTGCTTCATCATATTTTTTTTCAATTCTTGAAATCTGGCTTTGAATAAACAGGATCCCTTTATCCTGAGTATTATATTGTGCAAACAAGTTAGCAAGCAAATCTCCCAATTTCTCAGTGGATTCTTCGTTATGAAGATTAAGTTCTTGCTGGCCTTTCTTAGAATCTGAATTCAAACTCAGTAAACCATTACCGGTAATCAGCCAGATTAAATTCTCATTTTCTTTTAATTCCGGATAAACATTTAAAATCTTCGCAAGTTTATCTACTCCTAAGTCACTTTTTAGCCCGGCTCCTTTAAAATTAGAGGATGACATGCCTGTTTCTTTATAAAAAGTTTCCTTCTTAATGCCCCTTTTTTCAAGAAAAAAGAAAATTCTTTCTTTTATGGTTTGAATTTTGTCCATAATTTCTTAAATTGGTCTAAATTTAGACTATATTTGTCAAAGATAAAAAACATATTTAATATAACAATGTTAAATAATGCCTGTGATTAAAATTAATAATTAAACCAGAAAAATAAAAACCATATGATTACTAATAAGCATTACAAAATTAAGAACTCTGCAAATGATCTTTATGATATTTATACATTTCCAGATAAGTTATATGAATATAAAGAAGGCTATAAGATTACAGAAGGTATCAATAATATAGCTGAGTACGAAAATTGTTTCTGGTTGCTGGACCTTATTGTAAATCAACAGGAACATCCCGAATTGGACTGTGAAGTTCAAAATTGGGAGTTACAAAAAATAGAAGATGGCCTTTTTGACCTTAGTTGTTCACATGAAAACGAACATGTTATTCATGAAGTTAAAGGCTTGCAGAAAGGATTTTATTTTGATGACTTCAGAATTATGAAGAAAGGAAATATATTTTGTCTGCCCATTGAGAAAGAACTTTACTAATGGAGCTTAGGCTTTATTAGTTGTTAATATGAATGTCGTAATTAGAAACAGCATCAAATTTATTTTTGATGCTGTTTCGTTTTTTAATAGATGTTCTTCATTAGAATGTTACATCCAGACCTACATAGAAATTGGCTTTCATAATCGGTGCGTATACCATTCCGCCGTCAAAATAATTTCCGAAAGGATTTCTAAAATCTACAATCGCATTTTTCTGATAGTATGAAGTAAGATTTTCTCCACCTACATAAGCTCTGATCTTTTTATTGAAGTTTCTTGAAATCTGTGCATTCAATACCGCATAGGAATCAGAATAAGCAGGCAATTGGAATTCTGCAGGATTAGTTGCCGTATCCGGAAGTCTTTGTTTTCCAACCCAGTTTAGGGTAGTATCAAAACTCCAGAAACCACCATTGTTATTTTTATTAGTGGCATAGGCCAAATTCACAAAACCTCTGTGTTTCGCCATGAAAGGAACTTCTCTTCTGCCTCCTAGATAATCTGCCTGTACATCATAATATTTGTAGGCAAGTCTTACATCAAAATTCTTGAAGGGGGTAAAGTCCCACTGAGTCTGGAATGAGTTGGCAAATGATTTTCCTTCCAAATTATAAAAAGTAAGCTGCTGAGGAGAACGGTCAAGATCTACCAAAACCTGATCCTGGAAATCAGTTCTGAAGAAATCTGCAATGATCGTTGACTTTCTTCCGAAAAGCTTGAACTCCTGTTGTAAGCTTGCTCCATAGTTCCAGGCGATTTCAGGTTTTAAACCGTAGATATTTCCTCCGTTAGGTAAAATAGTAATCGTTCTGTTGGATGCAAAGTACTGCTGACTCTCTGCAAAAACATTGGCCGTCCTGAATCCTCTTCCGGCGGAAAGCCTTAAGATGGTTTGCGGTGTAAAATCATATTTAAAATTAACCCTTGGTGTAAATTGAGTCCCTGCAAGGTTATGAAAATCAACTCTTGTTCCTGCAACTAAAGTATATTTTAACCCTGTTAAAGTATATTCAGCAAAAATCCCTGGAACAATCTCGTTTCTTCTGAGGTCATCCATCAAATATGTTTCCTTGTAGCCATCGTATAAAAAGCTTGCCCCTGCTTTATACTTATGATTGGTATTTCCGATGATGCTTTCAAAAATTAAGTTGGAATAATACGTATGTTGTTGTCCGGCATAATTTCTCAATCCAAAAAAGCTGTCCTGTTGGTGATACACATACTGGTTCATCCAACCAATACTTTGATATGGCTTTCCTTTAAAAACATATCCTGTTTTGTTCCAAACCTGAAATCTTGAAATATCGATTCCCACACCATAAGCCGGTTGTTTATCCTGAGCCAGCTTTTTATCAAAAGCAACCTGTCCGGCAGTTCTTTCATCTCGGATAAAGTTAATTCCAAAATGAGATCCAAACCCTGATTTTTCCAAATCATTATAATTAAGAAGGTAAGCTGCATTAATCTGTGTTCCCTTCGGCCTGTCAAGAAAACCGTCATGATTCATATCCGTATTTCCGAAAGTTCCGTTCCCGTGAAGTAAAAATGTTTGTGACCACTTATCATTGATCGGAGAAACACTGGTAATATTAGCTTCAGCTCTTCCGTTGAAATCAGAAAAAAGATTCAAAGACGTTTCGGGAGTTTTTGCATTCTTCAAAAGCTCAGTATTAATCTGACCTGTAATGCTTTCATAGCCATTTGTTACTGTACTTCCTCCTTTGGTCAGCTGAATGCTTTCGATCCATCTTCCGGGGATGAAATTCAGTCCATAAGCAGACGCCAGGCCTCTGATTTCAGGCAATTGTTCTTTTGTCAGGCTGGTGTATTTCTGATCCAGTCCGAGCATTTTCAACTGTTTTGTACCGGTAACGGCATTGCTGAAAGAAACGTCTACTGTTGCATTCGTCTCGAAGCTTTCCGATAAATTACAACATGCCGCTTTTAACAACTCTTTTTTATCAATATTAAAAACAAGTCCGGCTTCTTTCTTACTTAAAGATGTCGCCGCCTTGGAGCCGGTTACTACAACTCCTTCAATGTTTTTTTCGTGTTTATCATGAGATTCATCAGCAGATTTTACCTGATGTTCTTTGTGATCATCATGCTTGTTTCCCTCTTCATAGTGAACATTCGGGTTAGCTTCTCCAAGTGGAATATCTCTGTCATATAAGCAACATCCCGGAAGGTTTTTATAAGTAGCTTCTGACGTTTTGTACTTTTCGTTGTCATGACCTGCATCAGCTATTGCTTTTAAAATTTTATCTGAAGAGGTTTTTGAAGAATCAAAATCAAGAATAACGGTTTGTTTTTCGGCACTCCAATCCGCAGTATTTGCTCCTGCTTCCTTGGCTGCTTTTTCGATTCTGGCTTTACATGAAGCACAGTTTCCTTTTACGAAAAATTCATTTTCTTTTTTTGTCTGATGCTCATGAGTTTCTGCAGGGGAAGACGCTGTTTGTAAATCTCTTTCGTAATGACAACATCCTGGAAGGCTTTCATAAGTCTCATTGGATGCTTTGAATTTTTCATTGTCGTGACCAGCTTCAGCAACCTTTTTTAGAATATCATCTGTTGAAACGTTGTCAGTTTCAAAGGTTAAAGTTTGTAGATCAATAGAGTATTCCGCTTTTTTGGCTCCGGCTTTTTTTGCTGCACTTTCAATTCTTGTTTTGCACATTTCGCAGTTCCCTTTTACTTTGAACTGGTTTTTTGAAAGATTTTGAGCAGATAAAATTTGGGTAAATAAGAATAGAGTACCAAGTATCAACCTGGAAATATATAATTTCATTTTGTTTAAAAGTTTAGATTAATTAAAAATCGGTTCACTAAATGACTTAGTGAACAGGCTGTATTTAATTAACCTAATTTAGGGGGCTGCCAGATTTCCTTTAAACGGTCTGAAAGATAAGGAGCTGAGTAATGGAACTGCGGATTTTTATTCGCTTTGTAATAAGACAGTTCCAGACGCATGTTTTTTGAAAACGGAGTCTCAATAAAAGTAAAACATGCTACACATGTTGAGCAGCAGTCATCATTGCAGGAAGATTTTGTGGAATCTCCCTTATGTTCTTTTGAAGAATGATTTTTGCAACAGTCATTTTTTTTAGACTCTTCTTTACAGCATGTTTGCTGCATCGATTGTGCATAGAAGCTATCTTTAGGAACTAAGAAAATTCCTAAACAAAAAACTATCGCCAATATGTGAAACAGCTTCATGCCTGCAAAAATACAAAATTTATGGCAAAGGATCACCAACTTTTAGCGAACAACTATGCCACGGTTCACCATGAGCCGGATTTAATTTTGGTTTTTCTCCCATTGCAAGATTCTGTTCTGCAGGAGCGGATGGAGGAGTTGCTTGCGCGGTATTCTGAACAGGTTGTGAAGCAGGCGCAGGCTTACTGTTTAACGGTTGTCCGACAGGAATATCACATCGATGTCCCGGCTGTCCGTGTGGAGGATTCATTTCCGGAGCTGTTTTAACCTGTTTTCCATTATTATCAAGGACTATTTTGCCTGGTGATACGGCATTTGGATCAATCTGGATAACATTATTATTGCCTACCGTAATATTTTGTGAGGCTGGAGCTTTGGACTGGGTATTTAATGGTTGTCCCACAGGAATATCACATCGGTGACCCAGTTGTCCGTGAGGAGGATTCATTCCTGGAGCCGTGGCTATAGGATCGGGAGTAGAATTAGACTGAATTCCGGCCTGATCCATCAAAGCTGTTTTTGAAGTAGTATTTGTTACCACACTAGGCTGTTGAACACTGGCTTCTTCCTTTAAATAAGTCGCTTTTTCATCTTTTTTACATGAGGTCGCCAATATGGAAATGGCAGCTAAACCTAAAAATGTATTCTTCATATTCATGGGTATGAAACAAAATTAGCAAAACATTTTCAATTGTTTTGCTAATTTTATATTTATAATAATCCTATTTCGTGGATTTTTTAAACAGATCCTGTTAAATTGCTGTAAGCATAAAAATTTTCCCTGTTTATATTAAGTTTTCAATTCCTTCGAAAGTAAATGCGGATAGGTGATCCGCACAAAATAAAATTAAGGCTCTGACTTTTTGCGTTATAATATCCTGAGCCATTTGTTTTTTCTTCCAATGTTCGGCTTTCCTTTCATAAAGAAAGAATTTTCCAAGCTTATATTTAAATTGTAGATAGCCGCGAAATTCTATGCCATCAAAGAGTCTGAAAGGAATATCAGGTTTTTCGTCCAATGTTTGGTTAATTGCATTGGTAAATACCCGTGGCCCGGTAGTGGAGTGGATGTCATTGGGATAACGATGGGTTGCTATATTATCCATCATCATTTCCAGTGTATTTTTAAGAAAAGGATGATTTTTATTAAAAATAAGTGCCCATTGCAGATAGAGGTCAATATGTCTTTCCACACTGATAACTGCTTCATCATCCTCTTTTATTAGATGTTTGAAAGGCTGCGTTACTGCACTGTCAATATCCAGATAGATGCCGCCTTTTTTATATAAAACAGCATACCGGAAAAAATCAGCTTTTGCGGCACCAATAGTAAGTCTGGTGTACATTTCTATATACCTTGGCGGAAATTCTTCTGTTATGAATTTCCGGATGTCATCGTCATCGTAAAAATGATATTCATATTCGGGATTTTTTCTTTTCATATTCCAAATATGCCAGCGGGTTATCCATGGAAGCTTTTTTGATTTGAATGTCTGAAAGATCTGCTTCGGTATTGCCATATTAAAAAAGTTTTAAAGGTTTACTACTTCTGTTAATAGGGAACATCTGGCCTTATCATTTCAAGGCCTCGCGGATATATAGAGGGAGGGAAATTTACAAATACTGTACTCTTTTATAACAGTCTGATTACACGTTTAGTATTTGGGATTGTGTTAATCTTATTGTAAAAATGTTATAAAATCTAAAAATGAAAAAACCTCCAGAAGGAGGTTTATTATATCAATGATTCTATTTTCGATTAATTTTTTACCAGAAGACGGAACCCTTCACCATG is part of the Chryseobacterium lactis genome and encodes:
- a CDS encoding glycosyltransferase family 32 protein, with the protein product MAIPKQIFQTFKSKKLPWITRWHIWNMKRKNPEYEYHFYDDDDIRKFITEEFPPRYIEMYTRLTIGAAKADFFRYAVLYKKGGIYLDIDSAVTQPFKHLIKEDDEAVISVERHIDLYLQWALIFNKNHPFLKNTLEMMMDNIATHRYPNDIHSTTGPRVFTNAINQTLDEKPDIPFRLFDGIEFRGYLQFKYKLGKFFLYERKAEHWKKKQMAQDIITQKVRALILFCADHLSAFTFEGIENLI
- a CDS encoding DUF6876 family protein, with amino-acid sequence MITNKHYKIKNSANDLYDIYTFPDKLYEYKEGYKITEGINNIAEYENCFWLLDLIVNQQEHPELDCEVQNWELQKIEDGLFDLSCSHENEHVIHEVKGLQKGFYFDDFRIMKKGNIFCLPIEKELY
- a CDS encoding TonB-dependent receptor domain-containing protein; this encodes MKLYISRLILGTLFLFTQILSAQNLSKNQFKVKGNCEMCKTRIESAAKKAGAKKAEYSIDLQTLTFETDNVSTDDILKKVAEAGHDNEKFKASNETYESLPGCCHYERDLQTASSPAETHEHQTKKENEFFVKGNCASCKARIEKAAKEAGANTADWSAEKQTVILDFDSSKTSSDKILKAIADAGHDNEKYKTSEATYKNLPGCCLYDRDIPLGEANPNVHYEEGNKHDDHKEHQVKSADESHDKHEKNIEGVVVTGSKAATSLSKKEAGLVFNIDKKELLKAACCNLSESFETNATVDVSFSNAVTGTKQLKMLGLDQKYTSLTKEQLPEIRGLASAYGLNFIPGRWIESIQLTKGGSTVTNGYESITGQINTELLKNAKTPETSLNLFSDFNGRAEANITSVSPINDKWSQTFLLHGNGTFGNTDMNHDGFLDRPKGTQINAAYLLNYNDLEKSGFGSHFGINFIRDERTAGQVAFDKKLAQDKQPAYGVGIDISRFQVWNKTGYVFKGKPYQSIGWMNQYVYHQQDSFFGLRNYAGQQHTYYSNLIFESIIGNTNHKYKAGASFLYDGYKETYLMDDLRRNEIVPGIFAEYTLTGLKYTLVAGTRVDFHNLAGTQFTPRVNFKYDFTPQTILRLSAGRGFRTANVFAESQQYFASNRTITILPNGGNIYGLKPEIAWNYGASLQQEFKLFGRKSTIIADFFRTDFQDQVLVDLDRSPQQLTFYNLEGKSFANSFQTQWDFTPFKNFDVRLAYKYYDVQADYLGGRREVPFMAKHRGFVNLAYATNKNNNGGFWSFDTTLNWVGKQRLPDTATNPAEFQLPAYSDSYAVLNAQISRNFNKKIRAYVGGENLTSYYQKNAIVDFRNPFGNYFDGGMVYAPIMKANFYVGLDVTF
- a CDS encoding GntR family transcriptional regulator translates to MNIPTQDFIIDHNSKLPLHVQVEELFRKLIKMEAYKKGALLPKEVDLANLWGVSRNTIRQATNKLEHEGLITRKKGIGTRVAEKKSLVTGLDHWYSFTREMQEKGIHVVNQALKTSTEQPNEEICNFFNCPADKKIFKLSKLKGESSGDPIVYFESFFHPRIGIDKNDDFNVPLYSMLQENHGVIVHRSRENISACQAGAVIGKKLKVSASFPVLKRERFVYDINGKPVEYNVGYYRSDKFTYTIDINKSQEI
- a CDS encoding glycoside hydrolase family 38 N-terminal domain-containing protein, which translates into the protein MYNRYFLLLVSFLMTGNFVYGQKKVPYFGNIHPINGYEREISGENIDYFSAFPDHANRALLTRTTDGKKTIEWETAPTPQKITGQYIYFNWLVSHSSGTSGGPRNFDLYINDQKALTLTTYPANQHPDWISKAADSTAFVFHQTKTDGLKDSYGIAYLRVPVNRVTPGKPLRLKIVGQAQNSRDWMMTYKFTFQEKIDAQSTPFLLKDGKRLLTLTTLHFGPEQKITAKIANKDTFSFTMPDGIKTFDIPVSLSSEGGKLELVVTSGKKELLRKTIQAQAIVPRTLYFIHHSHTDVGYSHLQAEVEKIHTKNIYEALSMIEKTKNFPEEARFKYNVEALWDVENFMKNATAEDKKAFVKAVKEGGIGLSAMYGNILTGLSQPEELFHYTEYAQKLEKEFGLKINSAMMSDVPGFAWSLVPALTSSGVKYFSSGPNYLGKTNPYLGDRVGNFVKNWGDKPVWWQSPSGKEKILFWTAGRGYSSWHGVHPGDVFDNGQKKIAEYLEDLNNTNYPYDMVQWRYNIVADNGPIDPTISQFVDEWNKKYTSPKIVLSTNEKMFEVFEKKYGDKIPVVKGDISPYWEDGAMSTAREEGINRNSSLKLQQLTTLYSMINPRQYNNQHFYEAWRNVILFHEHTWGAFNSITAPDLPFVADQWKVKKQFSLDGSSLAEKLEKELLQPLANSTSNTIAVFNTSSWVRDGVVIVPGNTEANAVQDATGQKLPLQKLKNGTMTFLAKNVPALGSATYTFIKNKVSSPSPFIITDSSISNGKITVTWDKKAGSITHLTNSSTINYAGNFKDQGLNSYWYVPGSDPQEAVSNADVQMKIMENGPVLAKISLISEAPGAKRLERIITINADSDEVALENIVDKKPVRTKEAVHFGFPFNREFKNIMIDAGYGNMKYLTDQLPGSNMDYWYSRRWVDASSDQKGIQWMMLETPLIEAAEMIDERMIIDNSHKKWKDNGTPGTTNWFSYAMNNYWHTNYKADQEGPVHYHYVLRPHDGFNSVENEKSATAFTQPLVAIPVKDKSFNTGSLFYISNDKIVVTSITPQEDQSYIIRLYNPDEKEQMTSFQWEKLKPVKLINLKTGKQLPVTDKFSLDGMGVLEIKVIP